The Chloroflexota bacterium nucleotide sequence GCACGCGCATCTTCGGACCGGTGGCTCGCGAACTGCGTGACAAGGGGTTTATGAAAATCGTCTCGCTGTCGCCAGAAGTCCTTTGACGATGGCGGGTTGGTTTTGTAGGGGGTTCGATATGAGGAAGATCAAAAAGGGCGATACCGTGGAAGTGATTCAGGGCGATGACCGTGGGATGCGAGGCCAGGTGATTCGGTTACTTCCTGGTCGCAAGCCTGTCCGTCGCCTGGGTAGCAAAGGTATCCGTCGCCCCGAACACGATCCGAATCGCACCCGCGTAGTGGTACAGGGCGTGAATCTGATCAAGAAACATCAACGACGCACAGGCGATGTACGCACTCAAGTGGGCATCATCGAGCGCGAAGCGCCCATTCATATCTCGAACGTGGCCCTTGTTTGCCCGAAGTGCAATGCGGCCACCCGAGTGGGAATACACGTGGATGCCGAAGGGACCAAGCATCGCCTCTGCAAGAAATGCGGTGAACTCATAGATTGATGGCCGCCTGGGAGAGAGAAGTAATGTCAAGGTTGCGAGATAGATACTATTCAGAGATCATACCGGCAATGCAGCGGGAATTTGGTTATCGCAACATTATGGAAGTACCGCGCCTGGTAAAGGTGGTGGTGAACATTGGCTTGGGCGAAGCCCTACAGAATGCCAAAGCCATGGATGCTGCGGCCAAGGACCTGGCGACCATCACTGGTCAGCGCCCCATCATAACACGGGCGCGGAAGTCCATCGCCACTTTCAAGTTGCGCCAGGGCAACCCCATCGGTCTCAAAGTGACCCTGCGCGGGCGGAGAATGTACGATTTTATGGACCGGTTGATGAACATTGCCTTGCCGCGCCAGCGCGACTTCCGCGGGGTTTCGCCAGATGCCTTCGATGGGCGTGGGAACTACACCCTGGGACTGCGGGAGCAACTGGTGTTTCCAGAAGTTGACTACGATAGCATTGATAAGATCCGTGGTCTGGAGATCACCATTGTGACAACAGCCAAGACGGATGAAGAAGCCCGGCGGCTGCTCCAATTGATGGGCATGCCGTTCAGTCGGCAGTAGAATGGTGCTGCGGGCAAGAACAGGAGGAAGTGTGGCAAAGAAAAGCATGATCGTGCGCGAAACGAGGCGCAAGTATCCCATCCGGGTGCGC carries:
- the rplX gene encoding 50S ribosomal protein L24 — protein: MRKIKKGDTVEVIQGDDRGMRGQVIRLLPGRKPVRRLGSKGIRRPEHDPNRTRVVVQGVNLIKKHQRRTGDVRTQVGIIEREAPIHISNVALVCPKCNAATRVGIHVDAEGTKHRLCKKCGELID
- the rplE gene encoding 50S ribosomal protein L5; protein product: MSRLRDRYYSEIIPAMQREFGYRNIMEVPRLVKVVVNIGLGEALQNAKAMDAAAKDLATITGQRPIITRARKSIATFKLRQGNPIGLKVTLRGRRMYDFMDRLMNIALPRQRDFRGVSPDAFDGRGNYTLGLREQLVFPEVDYDSIDKIRGLEITIVTTAKTDEEARRLLQLMGMPFSRQ